From a single Endozoicomonas euniceicola genomic region:
- the rnt gene encoding ribonuclease T: MANRFRGFLPVVVDVETGGFNPATDALLEIAAVVIEMDEMGYVHPCKPQSFHIKPFEGANIEKAAIEFIGVDPFHPLRIATEEEQAVSAIFKNVRKEVKRQGCSRAVLVGHNASFDLSFLMAAAERNDIKRNPFHPFSCFDTATLGGLAYGQTVLAKACEEAHVSFDKGEAHSARYDTEKTAELFCAIVNQWKDLGGWL; the protein is encoded by the coding sequence ATGGCCAACCGCTTTCGCGGCTTTTTGCCGGTTGTGGTTGATGTGGAAACCGGCGGCTTTAACCCCGCCACCGACGCCCTGCTGGAAATTGCAGCGGTGGTGATTGAAATGGATGAAATGGGCTATGTGCATCCCTGCAAGCCCCAGTCCTTCCATATCAAACCGTTTGAAGGTGCCAATATCGAGAAGGCTGCCATCGAGTTTATCGGTGTCGATCCTTTCCATCCGTTGCGCATTGCCACTGAAGAAGAGCAGGCTGTTTCAGCCATCTTCAAAAATGTGCGCAAGGAAGTGAAACGTCAGGGTTGCAGCCGGGCAGTACTGGTTGGTCACAATGCTTCTTTTGATCTGAGCTTCCTGATGGCAGCCGCAGAAAGAAACGATATCAAACGCAACCCGTTTCATCCTTTCTCCTGTTTCGACACCGCCACCCTGGGTGGACTGGCTTATGGTCAGACGGTTCTGGCCAAAGCCTGTGAAGAAGCACACGTCAGCTTTGACAAAGGCGAAGCCCATTCAGCCCGTTACGATACGGAAAAAACCGCTGAACTCTTCTGCGCCATTGTCAACCAGTGGAAAGACCTGGGCGGCTGGCTCTGA
- a CDS encoding CesT family type III secretion system chaperone → MTGIELLKAWMQQAGLDQSATDDSGRVCAFTFNDLFPVTLEAPAYCDDLFIIIEMTTIGSGEIRRKRLETAMKLNAYALETRGAALGWDTIGERIVLSHRATSENTTVEMLDNMVANLLDVAEQLLPELEMKKEAEAQQKLADGFDDMFKPMAP, encoded by the coding sequence ATGACAGGCATTGAACTACTGAAAGCATGGATGCAACAAGCCGGACTGGATCAATCTGCTACAGACGACAGTGGAAGGGTTTGTGCGTTTACCTTTAACGATCTGTTTCCGGTTACTCTGGAAGCACCTGCTTACTGTGATGACCTGTTTATCATTATTGAGATGACTACTATTGGCAGCGGGGAAATTCGCCGAAAACGACTGGAAACCGCCATGAAGCTTAACGCTTACGCCCTTGAAACCAGGGGGGCGGCGCTGGGCTGGGACACCATTGGCGAACGCATCGTTCTGTCGCACCGGGCTACATCAGAAAACACCACCGTTGAGATGCTGGACAATATGGTCGCCAATCTGCTGGATGTGGCCGAACAACTACTGCCCGAACTGGAAATGAAAAAAGAAGCCGAAGCCCAGCAGAAACTGGCCGACGGCTTTGATGATATGTTTAAGCCAATGGCGCCATGA
- a CDS encoding HlyU family transcriptional regulator, with product MGFFSKLFGLDREQEQSEAVVEPFDYQGFQIYAEAKAVSSQFQVNGRICKEIDGELKTHDFIRSDLFMMPEDANEVMLRKARMFIDQMGEGVFD from the coding sequence GTGGGATTTTTCTCAAAGTTGTTTGGTCTGGACAGGGAACAGGAACAGTCTGAAGCAGTGGTTGAGCCTTTCGACTACCAGGGCTTTCAGATTTATGCCGAAGCTAAGGCCGTCAGTTCGCAGTTTCAGGTGAATGGCCGAATCTGCAAAGAGATCGACGGTGAGCTGAAAACCCATGACTTTATTCGATCCGACCTGTTTATGATGCCGGAAGATGCCAATGAGGTTATGCTGCGCAAAGCCAGAATGTTTATCGACCAGATGGGCGAGGGGGTTTTTGACTGA
- a CDS encoding aspartate-alanine antiporter-like transporter: protein MELDLIALLDKSAPLLIFLNLFLGYVVGKITIGSFQIGSTTGVLLVGLVFGHFGFSAMAGLDTIGFILFIFCVGLQTGPRFFSVFLEDGAKYIGMAAIVALSAIVITLLLSHLQGISAPMSAGIMAGSLTSTPALIGAQDAIRNMMSGSSEGMQMALSDIGVGYALTYILGTVGLLLMINYTPALLGVDLKKEAKKVAVAKGLEKNIKKHTELPIVRVFRLDEERIGQFEGKTLRQMALQDRTGCLIDKIRRNGSIFEPDGDTALVEGDSIALVGRPREIYKFPYELGQETFDSELLDYEFGSQEVVVINPQIAGMRLQDVGIDALYGCFVSKVSRSQIEMPINDDLQLCRGDVLEISGEKGRLERLTERLGYADEQSHITDVVTFTFGIVAGLLIGHLIVKIGSIDITLGNAGGLLLSGISIGHMRSNYPTFGRVPPAATYVLMELGLMLFMANIGLSAGDGIVNALMNIGPMILLSGMIIMIVPVMTGYLFGHYVLKLNVALLLGALTGARTSTAALNILTEEAKSNVPALSYAGTYAFANVFMTLAGTILVNMPL, encoded by the coding sequence GTGGAACTCGACCTTATTGCGCTTTTAGATAAAAGCGCCCCGCTGTTGATTTTTTTAAACCTGTTTTTGGGCTATGTGGTAGGTAAAATTACCATAGGATCGTTTCAGATCGGGTCAACGACCGGTGTGCTGCTCGTTGGGCTGGTGTTTGGTCACTTTGGTTTTTCGGCCATGGCAGGGCTGGATACCATTGGTTTTATTCTGTTTATTTTCTGTGTCGGCCTGCAGACCGGCCCCCGCTTTTTCAGTGTCTTTCTTGAAGACGGTGCCAAATACATCGGCATGGCGGCCATCGTTGCGCTTTCCGCTATTGTCATTACCCTGCTTCTTTCTCATTTACAGGGCATTTCAGCCCCTATGTCCGCCGGTATTATGGCGGGTTCCCTGACCAGTACACCCGCGCTGATAGGCGCTCAGGACGCTATTCGAAATATGATGTCAGGGTCGTCTGAAGGGATGCAGATGGCACTGTCGGATATTGGTGTGGGTTATGCGCTGACGTATATTCTTGGCACCGTTGGGCTGCTGCTAATGATCAATTACACCCCTGCTTTGCTGGGTGTGGACCTGAAGAAAGAAGCCAAAAAAGTTGCTGTTGCCAAAGGGCTTGAGAAAAACATTAAAAAACATACCGAGTTGCCTATTGTACGGGTATTCCGACTGGATGAAGAACGCATCGGGCAGTTTGAGGGTAAAACCCTGCGTCAAATGGCTTTGCAGGATCGTACCGGTTGCCTGATTGATAAGATTCGCCGTAATGGCAGCATCTTTGAACCTGACGGTGATACGGCGTTGGTAGAGGGGGATTCTATCGCCCTGGTGGGGCGTCCACGGGAAATTTACAAGTTTCCCTACGAACTGGGTCAGGAAACCTTTGACAGCGAACTGCTTGACTATGAATTTGGCTCTCAGGAAGTGGTGGTGATTAACCCCCAGATCGCCGGAATGCGGTTGCAGGATGTGGGTATTGATGCGCTGTACGGCTGTTTTGTCAGCAAAGTCAGCCGTTCTCAGATTGAAATGCCTATTAACGACGATCTGCAACTGTGCCGGGGCGATGTGCTGGAAATCAGTGGCGAGAAAGGCCGTCTTGAACGTCTGACCGAACGCCTGGGTTATGCCGATGAACAGTCCCATATCACTGATGTTGTGACCTTCACCTTTGGCATTGTCGCCGGTCTGTTGATTGGTCATCTGATTGTGAAAATCGGCAGTATTGATATCACCCTGGGCAATGCGGGTGGTCTGCTGTTGTCGGGTATTAGCATTGGTCATATGCGCAGCAACTATCCAACCTTTGGTCGTGTACCTCCGGCAGCAACATACGTGCTGATGGAGCTTGGCCTGATGTTGTTTATGGCGAACATTGGTCTGAGCGCTGGTGATGGTATTGTTAATGCGCTAATGAATATTGGCCCGATGATTCTGTTGAGCGGGATGATTATTATGATTGTGCCAGTCATGACAGGCTATCTGTTCGGTCATTATGTGCTGAAGCTCAACGTGGCGCTGTTGCTGGGCGCATTGACCGGAGCCCGCACCAGTACCGCTGCCCTGAACATTCTGACAGAAGAGGCAAAAAGCAACGTACCTGCGCTCAGTTATGCAGGTACCTATGCTTTTGCCAATGTGTTTATGACGCTGGCAGGCACAATACTGGTCAATATGCCCTTGTGA
- a CDS encoding peroxiredoxin family protein: MSIEVGDHLPDITLHEYIAEASKYDQVGPKAWRLPDLAHKKKVVAIGVIGAFTPICTSNHLPGYLKMEDDFKARGVDELWCISVNDPFVLHAWSESLKINGRMRMLGDGSAELVTLMDVTLDLTSRGMGVRSDRFAMVVDNGEITHFYREETGCFCLTSAENVLKKL, translated from the coding sequence ATGAGCATCGAAGTGGGCGATCATTTACCCGATATAACCCTTCACGAATATATCGCTGAAGCCTCCAAATACGATCAGGTGGGTCCCAAAGCCTGGCGGCTGCCTGATCTTGCCCATAAAAAGAAAGTGGTCGCCATTGGGGTGATTGGTGCCTTTACACCGATTTGTACCAGCAATCACCTGCCCGGTTATCTGAAAATGGAGGATGACTTTAAAGCCCGGGGAGTCGATGAGCTCTGGTGTATTTCAGTCAACGATCCCTTTGTGCTGCATGCCTGGTCAGAAAGCCTGAAAATTAATGGACGCATGCGTATGCTGGGGGACGGTTCTGCTGAACTGGTGACGTTGATGGATGTTACCCTCGATCTGACTTCAAGAGGAATGGGTGTACGTTCCGACCGGTTTGCCATGGTGGTTGATAACGGTGAAATTACCCATTTTTATCGGGAGGAAACAGGTTGTTTCTGTCTGACCTCCGCAGAGAATGTGCTGAAAAAACTGTGA
- a CDS encoding Cof-type HAD-IIB family hydrolase, whose translation MHAVVVSDLDGTLLNSQHEITPHTKQVIRRLHDAGIKFVFATGRHHVDVSRLAEDLDISMYLITANGARVHNPSGQIIIRHDIFPELVPELINMGREFSGNVLTNVYQEDSWFIEEQHESVEQFSDENKFAYQLQDLDTVNTTGISKIFYLAEKHEDLLPLEQRINEELGDSVTMTFSLPICLEVMAPGVCKGVALAEVLRLKGHRFKDTIAFGDGMNDYEMLQGVDKGLLMGNAHQKLRALLPDHEVIGHCDDNAVAEFLERHYSH comes from the coding sequence ATGCATGCAGTGGTTGTTTCAGATCTGGACGGAACGCTTCTTAACAGTCAGCACGAAATCACCCCACACACAAAGCAGGTGATTCGTCGTTTACATGACGCAGGTATCAAATTTGTGTTTGCGACCGGGCGTCATCATGTTGATGTGAGCAGGCTGGCAGAAGATCTGGACATCAGCATGTATCTGATTACTGCCAATGGTGCCAGAGTGCATAACCCGTCCGGGCAGATCATTATTCGTCACGATATTTTCCCGGAACTGGTACCGGAACTGATCAACATGGGACGAGAATTTTCGGGTAACGTGTTGACCAACGTCTATCAGGAAGACTCCTGGTTTATTGAAGAACAACACGAGTCTGTTGAGCAGTTTAGCGATGAGAACAAGTTTGCTTACCAGTTGCAGGATCTGGACACGGTAAACACTACGGGTATCAGCAAAATCTTTTATCTGGCAGAAAAGCACGAAGACCTGCTGCCACTGGAGCAACGAATCAATGAGGAACTGGGCGACAGTGTGACTATGACGTTCTCTCTGCCAATTTGTCTTGAGGTTATGGCTCCCGGTGTCTGCAAGGGGGTAGCGCTGGCAGAGGTATTAAGGCTCAAAGGGCACAGGTTTAAAGATACTATCGCTTTTGGTGATGGCATGAATGACTATGAAATGTTACAGGGAGTGGATAAAGGTCTGCTGATGGGCAATGCACACCAGAAGCTCAGGGCGTTGCTGCCAGATCATGAAGTGATTGGTCATTGTGATGATAATGCGGTTGCGGAATTTCTTGAGAGACACTATTCGCATTAA
- a CDS encoding F-box/WD repeat-containing protein, with the protein MKTIKLLVINQLLLLLALSFFLPMTGYGSAFFILPGWMGYGSAFSILPEWIWRDSPSNKAAVKISQIVLANDAPSLLFSYEINKTSSDFVQPEKNQVYTRWDGCKNDSLRICFRRAAKVFEGGYSYPPTISGSTELNVEMGEVTPDEGGWQSMASVRLTGKGSGWLAIAGDDGWRIAPDCSGIDSDDSSVLKRSEKPSVDLVVPTALVLEKGNNAEDHGSPYSRRSLPDISDITKQNNLPGDRDDLLTGSSGGGSFDDHDDSFKRRPGGNDRRPLFFFEVMSRMLGVAVSVFGTAGQPGEVKKLVLRPQIILVIWRGWERREIPVTSQMWCSIKRAGLDRDPGLFLALAESDPDKLKETLENYSKKHSPLADVLSYHCEDLNLNPKAGNARLLSVSVFPGSCPSGVGCSGGEKEANGVMNGLPRNNRDGYACNNHGQPVKSFGNNGGGGDGSGNPEINSCTLCGNAQVNSNGLCTNCLTAKQEVAKEKPSSHLSLPAAREDKKNSLLTALTGTTWFFGRATNLSGNQAEEKTAKGTSVGLQKGVLSLVNLPIVVLFEIAKGLSWRDVNRWSLTAKHFFEVFYTFNIKEKLTKLSHQYYGSAEEAYRERIKNMDLPAVPNSEIDDPLLRLAYQRYKSNKYLTSLGSSTRQQCVATLKGHTKAATSVTSLADGRLASGSADRTVKVWDLSKPDGKQCVATLKGHTLDVTSVTPLADGRLASASEDRTVKVWDLSKPDGQQCVATLKGHTHHVISVTPLADGRLASGSWDTTVRVWDLSKPDGEQCVVTLHGALYGHTKKVASVTPLADGRLASASFDKTIKVWDLSKPKWEQCVVTLYGHTYEVNSVTPLADGRLASGSWDNTIKVWDLREQCVATLGGHTGFVSSVTPLADGRLISGSWDNTIKVWDLSKPDGEQCVVTLDGHFICITSVTSLANGGLASSSLDRTIKVWALSKDSETKKTY; encoded by the coding sequence ATGAAAACAATTAAGCTGCTCGTTATTAATCAGCTGCTTTTATTGCTTGCTCTGTCATTTTTTTTACCGATGACTGGATACGGAAGTGCTTTTTTTATCCTGCCAGGATGGATGGGATACGGAAGTGCTTTTTCCATCCTGCCAGAATGGATTTGGCGGGACAGTCCCTCAAATAAGGCGGCAGTTAAAATCAGTCAGATAGTGCTTGCCAATGATGCGCCTTCTCTTCTTTTTTCCTATGAAATCAACAAGACCTCCAGTGATTTTGTTCAGCCAGAAAAAAACCAGGTTTATACCCGCTGGGATGGTTGTAAAAACGACAGCTTGCGTATTTGTTTCCGAAGAGCGGCTAAAGTCTTTGAAGGGGGCTATTCCTATCCTCCCACGATTTCAGGCTCGACAGAGCTTAATGTAGAAATGGGTGAGGTCACGCCAGACGAAGGCGGCTGGCAGTCGATGGCCAGTGTCCGTTTAACGGGAAAAGGCTCGGGCTGGCTGGCGATTGCAGGGGATGATGGCTGGCGGATTGCACCGGATTGCAGCGGTATTGACTCAGATGATTCCAGCGTACTGAAAAGGTCTGAAAAGCCGTCAGTCGATCTTGTTGTCCCGACAGCGTTGGTTCTGGAAAAGGGTAATAATGCAGAAGATCATGGCTCGCCCTATTCCCGCCGCTCATTGCCGGACATATCTGACATCACTAAACAAAATAATCTGCCCGGTGATCGTGATGATCTGCTCACCGGTTCTTCTGGTGGCGGCAGCTTCGATGACCACGATGACTCATTTAAAAGGCGACCCGGAGGGAATGACCGCCGCCCTTTATTTTTCTTTGAAGTGATGAGCAGAATGCTTGGGGTGGCTGTCAGTGTTTTTGGTACAGCAGGTCAGCCCGGGGAGGTTAAAAAACTGGTTTTAAGACCTCAAATCATTCTGGTGATCTGGCGTGGTTGGGAGCGACGGGAGATTCCTGTTACATCGCAAATGTGGTGTTCAATAAAGCGGGCAGGGCTTGATCGGGATCCGGGACTGTTTCTCGCTTTGGCTGAAAGCGATCCGGATAAATTGAAAGAAACGCTTGAAAACTATTCGAAAAAGCACTCGCCCCTTGCCGACGTCCTTAGCTATCACTGTGAAGATCTCAACCTGAACCCAAAAGCGGGTAATGCCCGATTACTTAGCGTATCGGTTTTTCCGGGCTCTTGCCCTTCGGGAGTGGGATGCTCCGGAGGAGAGAAAGAAGCAAACGGAGTAATGAATGGCCTGCCCCGGAATAATCGAGATGGCTATGCCTGTAACAACCATGGTCAGCCGGTTAAAAGTTTTGGTAACAACGGGGGAGGAGGAGACGGTTCCGGGAATCCGGAAATCAACTCATGTACACTCTGCGGGAATGCACAGGTAAACTCCAATGGCTTATGCACAAACTGCCTCACGGCTAAACAGGAGGTGGCTAAAGAGAAGCCATCATCCCACCTGTCTTTACCTGCGGCGCGGGAAGATAAAAAAAATAGCCTGCTTACAGCACTTACTGGAACTACCTGGTTTTTTGGCAGGGCAACAAACCTGTCTGGCAACCAGGCAGAAGAAAAGACTGCAAAGGGCACTTCGGTTGGTCTCCAGAAAGGGGTGTTGTCTTTAGTGAATCTACCAATTGTGGTCTTGTTTGAAATAGCTAAGGGCTTGTCCTGGCGTGATGTTAATCGCTGGAGTTTAACAGCTAAGCATTTTTTCGAAGTTTTCTACACATTCAACATAAAAGAAAAACTGACAAAACTATCCCATCAATATTATGGCTCTGCTGAGGAAGCGTATAGAGAAAGAATAAAAAACATGGATTTACCTGCTGTTCCAAACAGTGAAATTGATGACCCTTTGTTACGGCTTGCTTATCAAAGATACAAAAGCAATAAATACCTGACTTCTCTGGGAAGTAGTACTCGGCAGCAATGCGTGGCGACGCTGAAAGGGCATACCAAGGCGGCGACCTCAGTCACGTCATTGGCCGATGGGCGGCTGGCTTCCGGCTCTGCTGACAGGACCGTAAAGGTGTGGGATCTGAGCAAGCCCGACGGGAAGCAATGCGTGGCGACGCTGAAGGGGCATACCCTCGATGTGACCTCAGTCACGCCATTGGCCGATGGCCGACTGGCTTCCGCCTCTGAAGACCGCACCGTAAAGGTGTGGGATCTGAGCAAGCCCGACGGGCAGCAATGCGTGGCGACGCTGAAGGGGCATACCCACCATGTGATCTCAGTCACGCCACTGGCCGATGGGCGGCTGGCTTCCGGCTCTTGGGACACGACCGTAAGAGTGTGGGATCTGAGCAAGCCCGACGGGGAGCAATGCGTGGTGACGCTGCATGGAGCGCTGTATGGACATACCAAAAAGGTGGCCTCAGTCACACCATTGGCCGATGGGCGGCTGGCTTCTGCCTCTTTTGACAAGACCATAAAGGTGTGGGATCTGAGCAAGCCCAAATGGGAGCAATGCGTGGTGACGCTGTATGGACATACCTACGAGGTGAACTCAGTCACACCATTGGCCGATGGGCGGCTGGCTTCCGGCTCTTGGGACAATACCATAAAGGTGTGGGATCTGAGAGAGCAATGCGTGGCGACGCTAGGGGGGCATACCGGCTTTGTATCCTCAGTCACGCCATTGGCCGATGGGCGGCTGATTTCCGGCTCTTGGGACAATACCATAAAGGTGTGGGATCTGAGCAAGCCCGACGGGGAGCAATGCGTGGTGACGCTGGATGGGCATTTCATCTGTATAACCTCAGTCACGTCATTGGCCAATGGGGGGCTGGCTTCCTCCTCTCTGGACCGCACCATAAAGGTGTGGGCTCTGAGCAAGGATTCTGAAACGAAGAAAACATATTAG
- a CDS encoding F-box/WD repeat-containing protein → MKTIKLIVINQLLLLFALSFFLPMTGYGSAFSILPEWMWWNSPSNKAAVKISQIVLANDAPSLLFSYEINKTSSDFVQPEKNQVYTRWDGCKNDSLRICFRRAAKVFEEGYSYPPTISGSTELNVEMGEVTPDEGGWQSVASVRLTGKGSGWLTIAGDDGWRIAPDCSGIDSDDSSVLNRSEKPSVDLVVPTALVLEKGNNAEDHGSPYSRRSLPDISDITKQNNLPGDRDDLLTGSSGGGSFDDHDDLFKRRPGGNHRRPLFFFEVMSRMLGVAVSVFGTAGQPGEVKKLVLRPQIILVIWRGWERREIPVTSQMWCSIKRAGLDRDPGLFLALAESDPDKLKETLENYSKKHSPLADVLSYHCEDLNLNPKAGNARLLSVSVFPGSCPSGVGCSGGEKEANGAMNDLPRNNPDGYACNNHVQPVKSFGNNGGGGDGSGNPEINSCTFCGNAQVNSNGLCANCLMAKQEAAKEKPSSHLPLPAAREDKKNNLLTALTGTTWFFGRATNLSGNQAEEKTAKGISVGLQEGGLSLVNLPIVILFEIAKGLSWRDVNRWSLAAKRFFEVFYTFNIKEKLTKLSHQYYGSAEEAYRERIKNMDLPAVPNSEIDDPLLRLAYRRIASNKYLTSLGSSTRQQCVATLKGHTDAVTSVTSLADGRLASGSRDKTVKVWDLSKPDGEQCVVTLEGHTRDVTSVTPLADGRLASASEDRTVKVWDLSKPDGQQCVATLKGHTNMVTSVTPLADGRLASGSWDTTVRVWDLSKPDGEQCVVTLYGHTKKVASVKPLADRRLASASFDKTIKVWDLSKPNWEQCVVTLEGHTRNVTSVTPLADGRLASGSADDTVRVWDLREQCVATQGGHTCAVTSVTPLADGRLVSASYDNTIKVWDLSKPNGEQCVVTLDGHFICITSVTSLANGGLASSSLDCTIKVWALSKDSETKKTY, encoded by the coding sequence ATGAAAACAATTAAGCTGATCGTTATTAATCAGCTGCTTTTATTGTTTGCTCTGTCATTTTTTTTACCGATGACTGGATACGGAAGTGCTTTTTCCATCCTGCCAGAATGGATGTGGTGGAACAGTCCCTCAAATAAGGCGGCAGTTAAAATCAGTCAGATAGTGCTTGCCAATGATGCGCCTTCTCTTCTTTTTTCTTATGAAATCAACAAGACCTCCAGTGATTTTGTTCAGCCAGAAAAAAACCAGGTTTATACCCGCTGGGATGGTTGTAAAAACGACAGCTTGCGTATTTGTTTCCGAAGAGCGGCTAAAGTCTTTGAAGAGGGCTACTCCTATCCTCCCACGATTTCAGGCTCGACAGAGCTTAATGTAGAAATGGGTGAGGTCACGCCAGACGAAGGCGGCTGGCAGTCGGTGGCCAGTGTCCGTTTAACGGGAAAAGGCTCGGGCTGGCTGACGATTGCAGGGGATGATGGCTGGCGGATTGCACCGGATTGCAGCGGCATTGACTCAGATGATTCCAGCGTACTGAACAGGTCTGAAAAGCCGTCAGTCGATCTTGTTGTCCCGACAGCGTTGGTTCTGGAAAAGGGTAATAATGCAGAAGATCATGGCTCCCCCTATTCCCGCCGCTCATTGCCGGACATATCTGACATCACTAAACAAAATAATCTGCCCGGTGATCGTGATGATCTGCTCACCGGTTCTTCTGGTGGCGGCAGCTTCGATGACCACGATGACTTATTTAAAAGGAGACCCGGAGGGAATCACCGCCGCCCTTTATTTTTCTTTGAAGTGATGAGCAGAATGCTTGGGGTGGCTGTCAGTGTTTTTGGTACAGCAGGTCAGCCCGGGGAGGTTAAAAAACTGGTTTTAAGACCTCAAATCATTCTGGTGATCTGGCGGGGTTGGGAGCGACGGGAGATTCCTGTTACATCGCAAATGTGGTGTTCAATAAAGCGGGCAGGGCTTGATCGGGATCCGGGACTGTTTCTCGCTCTGGCTGAAAGCGATCCGGATAAATTGAAAGAAACGCTTGAAAACTATTCGAAAAAGCACTCGCCCCTTGCCGACGTCCTTAGCTATCACTGTGAAGATCTCAACCTGAACCCAAAAGCGGGTAATGCCCGATTACTTAGCGTATCGGTTTTTCCGGGATCTTGCCCTTCGGGAGTGGGATGCTCCGGAGGAGAGAAAGAAGCAAACGGAGCAATGAATGACCTGCCCCGGAATAATCCAGATGGCTATGCCTGTAACAACCATGTTCAGCCGGTTAAAAGTTTTGGTAACAACGGGGGAGGAGGAGACGGTTCCGGGAATCCGGAAATCAACTCATGTACATTCTGTGGGAATGCACAGGTAAACTCCAATGGTTTATGCGCAAACTGCCTCATGGCTAAACAGGAGGCGGCTAAAGAGAAGCCATCATCCCACCTGCCTTTACCTGCGGCGCGGGAAGATAAAAAAAATAACCTGCTTACAGCACTTACTGGAACTACCTGGTTTTTTGGCAGGGCAACAAACCTGTCTGGCAACCAGGCAGAAGAAAAGACTGCAAAGGGCATTTCGGTTGGTCTCCAGGAAGGGGGGTTGTCTTTAGTGAATCTACCAATTGTGATCTTGTTTGAAATAGCTAAGGGCTTGTCATGGCGTGATGTTAATCGCTGGAGTTTAGCAGCTAAGCGTTTTTTCGAAGTTTTCTACACATTCAACATAAAAGAAAAACTGACAAAACTATCCCATCAATATTATGGCTCTGCTGAGGAAGCGTATAGAGAAAGAATAAAAAACATGGATTTACCTGCTGTTCCAAACAGTGAAATTGATGACCCTTTGTTACGGCTTGCTTATCGTAGAATCGCAAGCAATAAATACCTGACTTCTCTGGGAAGTAGTACTCGGCAGCAATGCGTGGCGACGCTGAAAGGGCATACCGACGCGGTGACATCAGTCACGTCATTGGCCGATGGGCGGCTGGCTTCCGGCTCTCGGGACAAAACCGTAAAGGTGTGGGATCTGAGCAAACCCGACGGGGAGCAATGCGTGGTGACGCTGGAAGGGCATACCAGAGATGTGACCTCAGTCACGCCATTGGCCGATGGCCGGCTGGCTTCCGCCTCTGAAGACCGCACCGTAAAGGTGTGGGATCTGAGCAAGCCCGACGGGCAGCAATGCGTGGCGACGCTGAAAGGGCATACCAACATGGTGACATCAGTCACGCCACTGGCCGATGGGCGGCTGGCTTCCGGCTCTTGGGACACGACCGTAAGAGTGTGGGATCTGAGCAAGCCCGACGGGGAGCAATGCGTGGTGACGCTGTATGGACATACCAAAAAGGTGGCCTCAGTCAAACCATTGGCCGATAGGCGGCTGGCTTCTGCCTCTTTTGACAAGACCATAAAGGTGTGGGATCTGAGCAAACCCAACTGGGAGCAATGCGTGGTGACGCTGGAAGGGCATACCAGAAATGTGACCTCAGTCACACCATTGGCCGATGGGCGGCTGGCTTCCGGCTCTGCTGACGACACCGTAAGGGTGTGGGATCTGAGAGAGCAATGCGTGGCGACGCAAGGGGGGCATACCTGCGCTGTAACCTCAGTCACGCCATTGGCCGATGGGCGGCTGGTTTCCGCCTCTTATGACAATACCATAAAGGTGTGGGATCTGAGCAAGCCCAACGGGGAGCAATGCGTGGTGACGCTGGATGGGCATTTCATCTGTATAACCTCAGTCACGTCATTGGCCAATGGGGGGCTGGCTTCCTCCTCTCTGGACTGCACCATAAAGGTGTGGGCTCTGAGCAAGGATTCTGAAACGAAGAAAACATATTAG